One Paenibacillus sp. SYP-B4298 genomic window, AAATATTGGTGAGTTGTAACTTTTTGAATGCCCCAAACATGCAATTGGTCTGCGGTTAAGTAGGTCTTCATTCGAGAATTGCAGCGTTCTACACTGGTTCGCTTGTTGTAAAGTTCCTTCCAGCCCCGACTTTCCCGGTGCGGCATCGAATAGCGGCGAAGATCTTGTTGAGTATCGACCTTGACCACCATTCCATAATTGGAAGTGGAAGCCCCATGCCTAAAGGACAATCCACTTTTCCCGTCGCATGTGGACAACGAAACTTCAAACGTTCCTTGTCCTGTCCCCAATACGTCATCGCAAACCCCATCGAACAGCAAGGTGTCCCTTTGCTTGTCATGCCTGCAGGGGGTTCCTTTTCGTTCTGCGGATTCATTGGAATAATCGCTGGGGCCTTGACGTTCCGAGCCGTTTCGTAATTTTTCATTTGGTCATATCCTGCATCCAGCATGAAAAAAGGAGGCTTGAATCGTTCGGCGGTTCGCTTCATGAGTGTAGGTCCCTCATCGCCATCATTCACATGAGCGGGTGTAACGTTTAGGGCAATCGGAAGTTCACTCTTCGTATCGACGGCTAGATGCAGCTTATAGCCAAACCACTTGACTTTGTTGCCAAACGTATCGAGTTTAACTCCCCAGTTGGCGTTGCCGGTGAGTTCGCTTTTTCGCTTGGGTTCTTTTTTCTCGTAGGCGTGAATGGCTGCACTGTCGATGGCGACATGAGTTCCGTCGATGATTCCAGCTTCTTGACACTGAGCGACAAGATCCTCAAATAACTGCTGGGCAAGGCTTTGGCGAGTCAACTCGGCAAAAACCCGGCTTAACGTAGAAATCGAAGGGGCGGGGATGTCCAGCCGAAGTCCACACTGGTAACGGAATCGAAGGTCAAACTCCAGTCTGCGCGCCAGGCCGGTGAACGTATCAATGTTCTCTAAGGGAGCCGCAAGTAATGCGCGAAGAATACCTTGACGGCAGTGTCCGTCCGCTCCTCGGGGTGAGGGATTTCTCAGTTGCCTTGCATACGGTCTCAGGTCCAGTGCACTGAAAAAGATGGGCAGTCGTTCTTTCGATTCGATTTTTTGAAGCTCCTCAAAGGAAAATAGACTTTCTTGGAGAATATACATAGGGGACTTCCTCCTCTTGAGTGTTTTGGTGTCGTTACCAAAAAACTTCTCCAAGTTGGGGTGAAGTCCTTTTTTATGCTCGAAAAACCTTTGTGCAACAAGGGCTTAGATTAATGCAAAATGCTCAATTAGTAGGCCTGCTTACACAAATTTATTATTTCTTTTCCCTTGGATTTAGGGTTTCATTAATGTTATCAATGTCTTTTTTTATCTGTTTGAGATCGTTATCAACGGATCTTTTGAACTCAGATTTGTTAATTGCAGTTCGGATAACAAACTTGATAATATATACAATGACAATAATAACCACCAATATTAACACTAGACCGCTTATTCCAAAACCCTGCATTTATAAAAACACCCCACTATAAAAATGTTTTTCTACTGTTATCTTTCAAATTGACAATTAAGCGATAATAGATGACTAGAATCAGAACATGTCATCCCACCCTCCAGGAGGTCTCTATAACCTTTAGCCACAATCTCGGAGTTCTTCAGGTTCCACTCAAAATGTATTATCCCCTACTACGCATAGAAGAACAACATATGCCTCTTACATATACTTTATCATAACAAAAAAATGGAGCGATTGAGTTGAAAGGAGGGGAATTACTTCTCTATTTCACAAATCAGGGCGCTGAACACATCATGACTCGTCAGAAAGCTTACCAGAACCTTGGATATATTAGATCACGGAAACTTGAACAAGTCTTGAGTTCGACGTTCGCTTTTCATACGATAAGAAGCTTGACGAAATCACAGCCACTTTTCGTGATTCTTTACAATCCCAGTTAGGCAAACCACGACTCAGAGTTGCATAGGGGTAGCGTCATCTCTCTAGAATAATAATTTTTTCTTAATTTTGTTTTAATTAAAAAATACTTCCTTTTTTATACTTGTTATGTTACTATGAAAATGTACCTAAATTTTATCATATTTGGAAGTAGTAGTGAAGTGAAGTCTATCAAATTTATATTTTCTGTCGTAATAATCTTTATCTTTGCTATTGGAAATGCGTCTGCAAATGGGGAACAAATTGAGATGAAACAATTCCATGGTCTTACGATATTAAATGAGACTAATGAAACCTCTTATTTGGAAGACGGTACTAAAGTTACTATAATAAGAAAAGAACTCAAAGGCGGGCTTGATGAATTAAAAAATATAATTAGTATAGAAGAGAATAGTACATCAGGTGAAAAAATACTTACTCACAACAAATTGGGCAATGAATCGGATAGTATAGGAACTTATAATATCCCTACTGCTCAAGAAGCTCGAAGTTGGAATAGTAATAGCTTAATGATTCAAGTGGTGGGACATAATGGCCAAAATTTAACGATAAAAGATTTATCATGGAAGGTTACTGCGAATGTTGTCACTTATCATACTGCAGTCCCTGGAAAACAAGTAACCAATCTAAAAACTAAACCTAGATTACAGGTGAATTCTTATGGAGTGGTAGGAGGAAGCACTGTGATTTATGAACAGAAACTATACGAAGGTCCCGAAGGAACTAGTTCCTCCAGTAAAGAATTCAGTGCTAATGGCGGAGGAGCTTTTGTCTATGTTACTGCATATATTGGTGGAGATTTCTCTTATGATTCTGGTGGGAAACCTCATGAAAGTACCCGTTGGTGGAATGATCCAGGTTACGTATCCAGTTAGTATATAAAGATATATTAAGCATGAATATATAATTTTAGACTATTAGAACCCCCCTAGAATAGACATTGGAAAAATCCTTGAGTTTATCCGATAAGATATGCTTCCATCATAGTAGAACAGTAGAAAAACAAAACTTCTACTACTACCATGATGGGAGTTTTTTTGATGTCGAAAAGAAAAAATATATCATTTTCGGCTCAAAACAGAAATCAGTGCTTGACTGAATAACATACTATAAAAATGGAAAAACATCTGCTAATCCTATAAAGTTGTAAGTCCCCACCCACAACGAAAAGGAATAGACAGATGCAAATCCAGTATATCAATGAAATGCTTGATTTACCAGAACTTACGATTATCCAAATCCTGTTCATTGGTAGCGATGAACTCCATATAGAAGCCTTGCCTGTTGATCAAAAGCAAGGCTGTCCCTGCTGCAAGTTGGATCAAGCAGTCATTCGTAAAGGGTACAATGAAATGCGGAAGATTCGGCATCTTGCTGTATTTGAGAAGAAAACCTACTTGCTCGTGCCGAGCATCCGCATGTACTGCGCGAATTGTGAAGTCGGATTTGTATGGGCGTATGACTTTGTTGGCCCTAAACAGCGCTACAGCCAGCTATTTCTCTCACGCGTTGTGGAACAGGCGCTCGGTGCAACAACTGCCCATAGTGCTCGTATGCAAAAAGCGCCGATTAGCACCGTGCAGGATATGCACAACCGGGTCGTACCGATGATTTGTCAGCAACTTACCGATCAAGTATGGAAAGAAGCACAAGAGACAAACGACTTGGTACTGGGTATTGATGACTTCGCGATCAAGAAAGGTCATACGTACAATGATGAAACAGGGCGGGCATGTCGTGCCTATTCAATCCAAAAGAACTATACCTGCTATAGTAAAAAAATTCCATCCCGTCATGAACCGGGATGGAATAATCTACAATAATAACCTATCCGCATGCCATTTGGCTTCTACCAGCAGCTTGTTGCAGGCCGCCTTCAGGGCCTGCAACTACTGCCTCCGGCTCGGGCACGCTCTTGCGGGACAGGCCACGCTAAGCGTTAACCAGCCCTAGATATTTCCTTGCCTCCCCATCACTCGCTATGCGTTTCTAAATAGATGGAGCATAGTCCAGCATGCGTAGAATAAAGGTCACCGCTTCCGCTCGCGTCGCTGTTCCATCAGGAACGAACCGGTTGCCGCCTCTACCCTTGGCCAGTCCATGTTCCGCAGCGGCTGCGACCGCCGCACGAGCCCAGCTTGGAATCTGCTCTGCGTCGGCAAAGCTTGACGACTGAGCTTCGTTGCCACTGTCTGGGAGACCTAGCGCACGCATCACCATAACGGTCATCTCCGCGCGTGAGATGACTTGCTCCGGTCGGAACGTATGATCCGCGAAGCCTGTGATGATCCCCGCCGTGACGGCTTGCTCTACATGAGGGCGCGCATAGCTCGGGATGCTCTCTTTATCGGCAAACTCGATTGCCGTTCCCTCTGCCGCAGTCAGCGCAAGCGCCCGGGAGAGCATCGTTGTGAATTGAGCCCGCGTCACCTGCTCCTCAGGCTTGAAGCGTCCATCCGGGTAGCCGTTAATCCAGCCCATGCCTGCCGCTCTCAGCATATCCTTCTCCGCCCAATGCCCCTGTATATCACTGAACGTGACCGTTGGAGCACGCTCAGGCACAATGGTCACCTTCGCCGATAGCTTCGGCTCCGCGGTCGTGCTCGCGACCTGGCTGTTCACCAGCTTCACGCCTGCCAGTTGGACTGCCGCCTCTCCTTCCTTAATCGCTTCGAAGGTCAGCTTCGCGAAGCTTACCTGTCCATTCTCACCTGCTACATTGCCAATCTTCGTATGCGCCACGGTCACCTGGCCTCCCTCCACGATCGGCGGCACCGTGTATCCCTTCCAGGAGGTGGAGGACTCGCTGAAGCGCAAGCTCCCTGTGTCATACGACAGCCGAAGCTCGAACCCATACACATCCTGCAGATGGCTTCCCGTTATACTTACTTCAATCTTGTCGCCTACCTTTACCTCAGAAGCAGAGCTTGTCATTGCAAATGCCGGCTGCTCGCTGGCAGACGCCTGCTGTGGAAAGCTCGCAAGCAGCAGCATGACGGACAGCAGCAAGGGTATCCATTTGGTTGTCAACTTATATCGTCTCCTTTGCAGCATCCAAACGCCAGGGGCATCGGCCAGACCAAGTCGGCTGATGCCCCTGTTGTTCCTTATTGCTTGTTCAGAATAATCTTGGCAAGCTTCACCAGGTCCGCGATGTCGATCTTTCCATCTACAGCGATGTCATACTGCTTGACTTGATCCCAATCCGGGCTTTCATCCGTCTTGCCGTAATTTTTCGCCATCATAGCCAGGTCGCCGACACTGACCTTGTCATCATTATTGAAGTCGCCTACCGCAACTGGCGGCTTCGTGCGAATCTGAAGCGTATGCTCCGCTCCGCCGACCGGGATATCAGGGCCTTGACCATCGCCCAGAGAAACGTCGGTCACTTGTATCGTCGTCGCTCCGACTACATTTTTAGCCTGGAACTGCAGCTTGAGCACATTGCGGTTCGGCTGAGTCTGGGAATCCTTCAGATTCGTACCGATAATGCGTATCCATCCCGTGCCTTGCTCCGTATCGAGAATGCGAAATTGTTCATTGTCCAGCGACACTGGCTCTCCAACCAGTTGCAGCTTATCTGCATCATATTTGATCGTGATGTCCTGAGCGTATACATTATGCTCTACTTGCTTCAGACCATAGACCAGTTCAAAGGTTTGGCCTACGTTAACCGTCTGTTCACCCGTCAGCACTGCCGAGCTGGAAGCTTCAGCCTGTGGCTTTTGCGGATAGAGATCAAAGCGGTCGAATGCTGGCGCATATTGGTTAGGCACCGAAGTATATGGCTTGAAGTTTTGAGGGTCACTTCCGCCGTATGGGTTGGAGCCACCGTTATACGTGTTATTGTTAGAGAAGCGAATCGTATTCTTTCCGGCTTTCAATTCTACATCGATCGTCTGGGTCGCAAATTGCTGCCAGGAGATCGTATTTTTGAAGTAGACCGTTTGCGGCTCGGCGCCATTGATGCTGATCTGTGCATAGCGCTCGACCACATCCGGGTTATAGGCATGCGTCCCCGCGCTCTCCCCATTCGCATACGTTACAACAAGCTTATAGAATCCATCCTCCGGCACGTCGATGTCTTGAATCTCAAGATAGCGTTCAGCCTTGTCATAGGAGGTAATGCCGTTCACATATTTGCCGCCCGATGCATACTTCGCGTATTCGTCGCTGCGCACCAGTGGCAGCTCCGAACCAGCCGGAGTTCCCGAGATGACTGCGTCCTCGGCCTCAATCGAGAAGATCGCTTTCTTATCAACGAAGGAAGCATCGACATAATCCAGACTTAATGCCGCGCTAGACTTCACATCAATCAGGTTGATGCCTGTGCGCAGGAACATGCGCAGGGTTGCCTCATTCCATTGTCCATTCGTATTCACAACCGGGATATCTGTGACCTTCTTGCGGTCATGGCTCAGCGAGATGTTACCCGCGCTTGCCGATGCATAGCGCAGCTTCACATCATACATGCCATCGTCCAGCACGCTCACAACGAACCGTGTATTCGCATCGCTGTCCTGGCCGTAGCCCGTTACATAGCCTGCGCCTTGGAAGCCCTCGATGCTGCTGCCTCTGGACAGTCCCTTCGCCGCATCATATTCAGCGAATTCCGCTTGCACCCGATAGCTCGGGGCTGCGCCTATCCCGCCATTATAGGTTAACTCGATCGCATCCAGCGTGGATTCACCCTGACCGACTTCACCGTTATCCGGGTTGTACTTGCTGATGCTAAGCGAATGTGTTCCTTTCTCCAGATCAACAAATACGGTGTTGCCGCCTAGCAGCTCTAAGCTGTAGTCTGCGCGCAGTACGGCCTTGAAGGCCGGCTTGTCATCAATCTTGATGAACCACTCCGAATTGATGCGCTGATTGACGTTGCCAGTATTCGACTGGTTGCGCAGGCTTGCTATCGCTCCGCTGCCGCCAATCATGTCCAGACGATAGCTGCCGTCTGATGGCACCGTAATATCCGTCCATTTCACTGCACTATCCTGGTTCTTGATGCCTTGCACATATTGTCCGTTCGATGCCGAACGGCCCGTGCTCTTACGCGGGTAATGGTCGACTAAGGATACACCTGTGCGCACCTGCGCCTCTTCCGCCTCATAGCGGCTGAACCATACCTCTTGCGGTGTAGATTGGACGGCTGGGGTAATGACTGCAAAGTAAGCGGAGGTATAATCATCCAGCTTCACATCCAGCGTTACTGCCCCATTCTTAACCTCGTAGTTGCGATCGATAATTTGTGTCGGCTCCACCAGGAAGCCCGTCAATCCGGTATAACCCGCATGCCATACCGTCACATGCACTTGCTCGGCTCCTGCAAGGAAGGCAGGGCTGTTCGCATTGCCGGTCAGGTTGTTGAAGACAATCTTGCTGTCGCCTTTCGTACCGCCGAATGCGAAGCTCACCTGCTTCTTGTCATCCTGAATGGAGGACAGACCATACAGGCCAGGACCATACGGATCATTATCATTGCGGGAATTAGCGACAGCCACCTTGCCCATGTCGCCGCCGATCATATCTGCATACCATTTGTACAGCCACCATGCGCCGTTCGGCTCGTTCTGCCCTGCGAGCAGAGAACCATAGGAGTTCGATGTATTCCAGTATGGAAGCATACTGTTCATCTTCAGCTCATCATAACGGGCGATATAGTTGATCAGTGAGCCGCCCACCGCAATCTCCGAGGTTTGCGCATACTCGTTAATATCAACCTTGAGCGGGAACGGAAGCGGACGATCCGGATACAGCTCCTTGTAGCGCTCCGTGGACTTCGCCTCTACTGCCCGGAAGGTCGTAATATTGGACGCTGCCTGGTTGAAGGCTTTATCCCAGAGCATATGCCAACTGATGATTTCCGGCAAGCAATCGTTCTCCACACAGTACGGTACGAAATCCTCGAACACTTTGGCTCCGTATTGCGTCAGGTTCACCCCGGAAATAACAGCGCCGGGATCAAGCTCCTTAATTTTCTTCGTGACTGCCAGCCAGTCGCTGTTGAATACTGCTCGGGAGCTTTTGCCCGTCTGATTATCTGCAAGCAGTTGCGGATAACGGGTATTATTCTGCTCCGGCTCGTTGAACGGGATATAGATGAACTTCTCATCCGGGTTCTGGCCTGGATGTTGGGCGGCCCATTGCTCCTTGAATGTCTTGACCGCGGTCACAACCGGAATAACAGCCTCGTTAATGTACTCCTCCGCTGTTCTGGATGGATAATACCAATGCTGGTAATAATCCTGCATCACGATATTGACCGCTTCGCCGCCTGCCTCGAAGAAGTAATCCGCTACTCTCAGCGCATCGCCTGTCGCATGCTGGATGCCATTAGGCGGCTTCTGGGAGATATGCGAAGGCTTGATCGGAAGCAACAGGTTGATGTCCGGCACATTCGGCTCGCTCATTGCATACAGCGCGCCTGCCGCACCATGGAACACCTGGCCCAATGAACGGTCAGCCACATCTACCGAGATGCTCGCTGGTCTTGCCTGTCCCGCTCCTTCATGCTTCGTCTCCTCATACAAGGCGCTTACTTGCTCAGCCGACAGTTGAACATTATAGAAGCGAATATCGTCGAACTTGCCGCGAATGTCGCCGTCAGATGTGTACAACGATCTGCCGAATTCATTAAATTTCAATGCATCCAGATAGTCGCGATCAAAGAGACGCTCCAGCGTGCTGGCAATCGTCGCTCCGGATGTGCTGGTTGTAGTTGCTATGCCGTTCACTGCAACCGGCTTGCCGTCCAGATACAGCGCATAGCTTCCGTCCTTCTTCATCGTCACCGCAATATGCTGCCACTTGCCTCTGGCTGGATTGCTGCCCCAGACAATATCTCCTTTATAGCTTGCAACTGCGCTTGTATTCGTTCCGGTATAGATGCGGTTATTGAATGCCCCACCGCCCGCAATGAAAATAAATTCCGGGTCTTGCCATCCACTCACACCACTTTGGGTGAGCCCTTTTTCTGTAATTGTAGAGGACAACAGCCGTGTATAGCCGCTGGCCGACTGATCAATATTGGCCCATACCGAGAAGCTCAGCTCCTCTGACACATTCTTGTACATGTCGCCAGGCAGCTTCAGCCAGCCGGTACCGTTGCCGCCACCGGACAAGGAGAGCACCTGACCACGCAGGTCATCGTTGACGACAGCAGCGCTTCCCTGTAGCTGAGCTGCTTCTGCGCTCTCTCCCGGCTTCACGGTATTGGTCACAGAGCCACTGCTCACCTGTCCCTGATCGAACTCCCAACTGTACAGGGGGGTAGTTCCAGCCGTAACATTCACCGTGAAATCCTGGGCGGCTACTTGCGGCGACGGTTGATCCTCAACCGTGGAAGCGCTTGCCATTGTACTCGGAAGCATGATCGACATGGCCAGCATGGCGATCATCGAACGCTTAAGATAGGATCTCAAAATCGTCTCACCTCTTAGATTTTTTTCGTCTTCATACATAGGATAAGTCAATCTCGCCTTTTAGGACATTCAGCATTTTTACTGCTTCCTGTCCCTTTCTTTACGTCCTGCATGCGCCATCTTGCCCCCGCTGGGGCGATGTTCATTTTTTTAGGGTTTCTATCCTTTTTTGAACAGACATTGCATGCGTTAGCGCTCCAGAACATCCTGCCTTGCATCATCAATGGCCTGCTGAATGATAGCTAGCGCCTCCTCCAGCTCCGCACCTAGCAGATACTGGTTCACCCCCTCCAAAATCTTGACCTGGAGCGTCTCTGTCGAGACCGAGTGCGGCCAGAAGGTAACCGCGTCCTGCCGCGTCACAACCGCAGCCAGCTTCTCGATGCTTGGATGCTCTGCTTCATAGTTCACCACAGACGGGACGGCCAGTGCGCCCAGCGCCAGCTTCTCCTGATTCACCCGCCCGTTCATGAAGGCGACAAATTGCTTGGCCTCCTCCGGGTGCGCAGTCGTCGCATTAATGACCCGGTAGGTGCCGATATTGATATTGGGCACCGCCCGC contains:
- a CDS encoding cohesin domain-containing protein; translation: MRSYLKRSMIAMLAMSIMLPSTMASASTVEDQPSPQVAAQDFTVNVTAGTTPLYSWEFDQGQVSSGSVTNTVKPGESAEAAQLQGSAAVVNDDLRGQVLSLSGGGNGTGWLKLPGDMYKNVSEELSFSVWANIDQSASGYTRLLSSTITEKGLTQSGVSGWQDPEFIFIAGGGAFNNRIYTGTNTSAVASYKGDIVWGSNPARGKWQHIAVTMKKDGSYALYLDGKPVAVNGIATTTSTSGATIASTLERLFDRDYLDALKFNEFGRSLYTSDGDIRGKFDDIRFYNVQLSAEQVSALYEETKHEGAGQARPASISVDVADRSLGQVFHGAAGALYAMSEPNVPDINLLLPIKPSHISQKPPNGIQHATGDALRVADYFFEAGGEAVNIVMQDYYQHWYYPSRTAEEYINEAVIPVVTAVKTFKEQWAAQHPGQNPDEKFIYIPFNEPEQNNTRYPQLLADNQTGKSSRAVFNSDWLAVTKKIKELDPGAVISGVNLTQYGAKVFEDFVPYCVENDCLPEIISWHMLWDKAFNQAASNITTFRAVEAKSTERYKELYPDRPLPFPLKVDINEYAQTSEIAVGGSLINYIARYDELKMNSMLPYWNTSNSYGSLLAGQNEPNGAWWLYKWYADMIGGDMGKVAVANSRNDNDPYGPGLYGLSSIQDDKKQVSFAFGGTKGDSKIVFNNLTGNANSPAFLAGAEQVHVTVWHAGYTGLTGFLVEPTQIIDRNYEVKNGAVTLDVKLDDYTSAYFAVITPAVQSTPQEVWFSRYEAEEAQVRTGVSLVDHYPRKSTGRSASNGQYVQGIKNQDSAVKWTDITVPSDGSYRLDMIGGSGAIASLRNQSNTGNVNQRINSEWFIKIDDKPAFKAVLRADYSLELLGGNTVFVDLEKGTHSLSISKYNPDNGEVGQGESTLDAIELTYNGGIGAAPSYRVQAEFAEYDAAKGLSRGSSIEGFQGAGYVTGYGQDSDANTRFVVSVLDDGMYDVKLRYASASAGNISLSHDRKKVTDIPVVNTNGQWNEATLRMFLRTGINLIDVKSSAALSLDYVDASFVDKKAIFSIEAEDAVISGTPAGSELPLVRSDEYAKYASGGKYVNGITSYDKAERYLEIQDIDVPEDGFYKLVVTYANGESAGTHAYNPDVVERYAQISINGAEPQTVYFKNTISWQQFATQTIDVELKAGKNTIRFSNNNTYNGGSNPYGGSDPQNFKPYTSVPNQYAPAFDRFDLYPQKPQAEASSSAVLTGEQTVNVGQTFELVYGLKQVEHNVYAQDITIKYDADKLQLVGEPVSLDNEQFRILDTEQGTGWIRIIGTNLKDSQTQPNRNVLKLQFQAKNVVGATTIQVTDVSLGDGQGPDIPVGGAEHTLQIRTKPPVAVGDFNNDDKVSVGDLAMMAKNYGKTDESPDWDQVKQYDIAVDGKIDIADLVKLAKIILNKQ
- a CDS encoding S-layer homology domain-containing protein, whose product is MTTKWIPLLLSVMLLLASFPQQASASEQPAFAMTSSASEVKVGDKIEVSITGSHLQDVYGFELRLSYDTGSLRFSESSTSWKGYTVPPIVEGGQVTVAHTKIGNVAGENGQVSFAKLTFEAIKEGEAAVQLAGVKLVNSQVASTTAEPKLSAKVTIVPERAPTVTFSDIQGHWAEKDMLRAAGMGWINGYPDGRFKPEEQVTRAQFTTMLSRALALTAAEGTAIEFADKESIPSYARPHVEQAVTAGIITGFADHTFRPEQVISRAEMTVMVMRALGLPDSGNEAQSSSFADAEQIPSWARAAVAAAAEHGLAKGRGGNRFVPDGTATRAEAVTFILRMLDYAPSI
- a CDS encoding transposase family protein, with the protein product MQIQYINEMLDLPELTIIQILFIGSDELHIEALPVDQKQGCPCCKLDQAVIRKGYNEMRKIRHLAVFEKKTYLLVPSIRMYCANCEVGFVWAYDFVGPKQRYSQLFLSRVVEQALGATTAHSARMQKAPISTVQDMHNRVVPMICQQLTDQVWKEAQETNDLVLGIDDFAIKKGHTYNDETGRACRAYSIQKNYTCYSKKIPSRHEPGWNNLQ